A genomic segment from Diadema setosum chromosome 11, eeDiaSeto1, whole genome shotgun sequence encodes:
- the LOC140234989 gene encoding uncharacterized protein: protein MQTFKQHITELYGEQTQRSSRLLQRNLVKQSKLSNHLTFLKRCRDHSIIPPGLQLKSTIQTPRARRILHQAGLSLTRERIAHTRQELHTIDQQINTSQTHLSQTLHPADLQKIQTFNSHTARTTFLRTREKQIRKFNTLHNSHTHTYTRDKPPAARNTVVNLSQHNLTQAEHNVLSLGLNFATPPKKIPFTEIIQQTEPKLRYLNKAAADNIRLLVTQALSTAKPPQPNLNKEERTAVKTLQSNASIHIIQADKGNATVVMDKTQYEQKIQDILHTPTYTQLKRDPTPATERKLNAKLLELHRSNALPQQLYFRLRASSSRCPILFGQPKIHKPSVPLRPIISTRGSPCYETAKHLSDILQPLVGNTEHHINNSKHFIDILSQTTIKPTDTLVSFDVESLFTSVPVNEACDIIKQRLTDDPSLSSRTQLTPQQIHDLLLTCLNSTSFRWRDTHYKQQQGAAMGSPLSPIIANIYM from the coding sequence atgcaaaccttcaaacaacacataaccGAGCTCTACGGGGAGCAAACGCAACGATCTTCTCGCCTACTTCAACGGAACCTAGTCAAACAATCTAAACTCTCCAATCATCTCACCTTTCTGAAAAGATGCCGAGATCACAGTATCATCCCTCCTGGTCTACAGCTGAAATCAACCATACAAACTCCACGTGCTCGACGTATTCTTCACCAAGCAGGCCTCTCCCTCACCAGAGAACGCATAGCCCACACTCGACAAGAACTTCACACAATCGATCAACAAATCAACACCTCACAAACACACTTGTCACAAACACTACATCCTGCTGACCTCCAGAAGATACAGACCTTCAACTCTCACACAGCAAGGACCACATTTCTTCGCACCAGAGAGAAGCAGATACGGAAGTTCAACACACTACATAACAGCCACACCCATACATACACACGAGACAAGCCGCCCGCCGCCCGTAACACCGTTGTCAATTTAAGCCAGCACAACCTCACACAAGCCGAACACAACGTGTTATCCCTTGGGCTTAACTTCGCAACACCACCCAAGAAGATTCCTTTCACAGAAATCATACAACAAACGGAACCCAAGCTCAGATACCTGAACAAAGCCGCAGCCGACAACATTAGACTCCTTGTTACTCAAGCTCTCTCCACAGCCAAGCCACCGCAGCCCAACCTCAACAAAGAAGAACGAACAGCGGTGAAGACTCTACAAAGCAACGCATCCATCCATATCATTCAAGCAGACAAAGGCAACGCCACGGTCGTCATGGACAAAACACAATACGAACAAAAGATACAAGACATCCTTCACACCCCAACATACACCCAACTGAAACGTGACCCGACTCCTGCCACCGAGAGGAAACTCAACGCCAAGCTCCTCGAACTTCATCGATCTAATGCCCTTCCTCAACAGCTTTATTTCAGACTCCGTGCCTCCTCCAGCAGATGTCCCATCCTCTTCGGGCAACCCAAAATTCACAAGCCATCAGTCCCTCTCCGCCCCATCATTTCTACACGAGGTTCCCCTTGCTACGAAACAGCCAAACACCTGTCAGACATTCTACAGCCACTCGTTGGCAACACAGAACACCACATTAACAATTCCAAACACTTCATTGACATTCTCTCTCAAACTACTATCAAGCCTACAGACACCCTCGTCAGCTTTGATGTAGAATCACTCTTCACCAGCGTTCCTGTCAACGAagcctgtgacatcatcaaacaACGTCTCACCGATgacccttctctttcttccagAACACAACTCACACCACAACAGATACACGACCTCCTCCTCACATGTCTCAATTCTACCTCCTTCCGATGGAGAGACACACACTACAAACAGCAACAAGGCGCAGCCATGGGCTCCCCCCTCTCACCGATCATTGCcaacatttacatgtaa